The nucleotide sequence CACTGCAAGTGACGTTCGGTTCGCGCAAAGCATCGCGCGTGACCAAGCCGGAAGCCGGCCACCTCGCCAAGGCGGGTGTCGAAGCTGGCGAAATCATCCAGGAATTCCGCGTCACCGCAGATACCGCAGGTCAGCACCAGGCTGGCGGCGTGATCGCGGCCGGCAGCGTGTTCTCCGTGGGCCAGAAGGTGGACGTGCAAGGCACCTCCATCGGCAAGGGCTACGCCGGCACGATCAAGCGTCACAACATGAGCTCGCAGCGCGCGTCGCACGGTAACAGCCGTTCGCACAACGTGCCCGGCTCGATCGGCATGGCACAGGACCCCGGTCGCGTGTTCCCCGGCAAGCGCATGACGGGCCACCTCGGCGACGTCACCCGCACGACGCAGAACCTCTCGGTGTTCCGCATCGACGAAGCGCGTCAACTGCTGCTCATCAAGGGCGCGATCCCGGGTTCGAAGGGTGGCTTCGTCACCGTGCGTCCCGCCGTCAAGGCCAAGCCGCAAGCGGCTGAAGGAGCGAAGTAATGGAACTCGAACTCCTGAACGAGCAAGGTCAGGCCGCGTCGAAGTACGACGCCCCCGAAACCGTGTTCGGCCGTGACTACAACGAAGACCTGGTGCACCAGATCGTCGTCGCGTTCCAGGCCAACGCCCGCCAAGGCACGCGCGCCCAGAAGGACCGCGAACAGGTCAAGCACTCGACCAAGAAGCCTTTCAAGCAAAAGGGAACGGGCCGCGCCCGTGCCGGTATGACGTCCTCGCCGCTGTGGCGCGGGGGTGGCCGGATCTTCCCGAACATGCCTGACGAAAACTTCTCGCAGAAGATCAACAAGAAGATGTACCGCGCCGGCATGGCGTCCATCTTCTCGCAGCTCGCTCGCGAAGGCCGTCTGGCCGTGGTGGATTCGCTGACCGTGGATTCGCCCAAGACGAAGCCGCTGGCAGCCCGTTTCAAGGCGATGAATCTCGAGTCCGTGCTCGTGATCGCCGAAGAAGTCGACGAAAACCTGTACCTTGCCTCGCGCAATCTGGTCAACATCCTCGTGGTCGAACCCCGTTACGCCGATCCGGTGTCGCTGGTCCACTACAAGAAGGTGCTGGTCACCAAGGGTGCCGTCGACAAGCTCAAGGAGATGTTCGCATGAGCCGCGTGAACCCCACCCCTGCTCAACGTCAGTTCGACGAAGGCCGTCTCATGAACGTGCTGGTCGCCCCGATCGTGTCCGAAAAGGCCACGATGGTCGGCGAGAAGTCGAACGCTGTCACTTTCAAGGTGTTGCAAGACGCCACCAAGCCCGAGATCAAGGCCGCCGTCGAACTGATGTTCAAGGTCGAAGTCAAGGGCGTGTCGGTTGCCAACATCAAGGGCAAGACCAAGCGCTTCGGCAAGTCCGTCGGCCGCCGCGACCACGTTCGCAAGGCCTACGTCACGCTGAAGGCCGGTCAAGAGCTCAACCTCGTCGGGGAAGGCGCTTAATCATGGCCGTCATCAAGATGAAACCCACTTCGCCGGGCCAACGCGGCGCGGTGAAGATCTCGCGTGACCACCTGTTCAAGGGTGCTCCTCACGCCCCCCTGCTGGAACCCCAGTTCCAGAAGGCCGGCCGCAACAACAACGGCCACATCACGATCCGTCATCGTGGCGGCGGTGCCAAGCACCACTACCGCGTCGTCGACTTCGTGCGCAACAAGGACGGCATCCCGGCCAAGGTCGAACGCATCGAGTACGACCCGAACCGCACCGCCCACATCGCGCTGATCTGCTACGCCGACGGCGAGCGCCGCTACATCATCGCCCCGCGCGGTCTGGAAGCCGGTGCAACGCTGCTGTCGGGTTCGGAAGCTCCGATCCGCGCCGGCAACACCCTGCCGATCCGCAACATCCCCGTGGGTTCGACGATCCACTGCATCGAACTGCAGCCCGGCAAGGGCGCGCAGATCGCACGTTCGGCCGGTACCTCGGCCACGCTGCTGGCCCGTGAAGGCGTCTACGCCCAGGTCCGCATGCGTTCGGGCGAAGTTCGCCGCATTCACATCGAATGCCGCGCGACCATCGGTGAAGTTGCCAACGAAGAACACAGCCTGCGCCAGCTCGGCAAGGCCGGTGTGAAGCGTCACATGGGTATCCGCCCGACCGTTCGCGGCGTGGTGATGAACCCGGTCGACCACCCGCACGGTGGTGGCGAAGGCAAGACCGGCGAAGGCCGTCACCCTGTCGACCCGTGGGGCAACCTGACCAAGGGTTACCGTACCCGTAACAACAAGCGCACGCAGGTCTTCATCGTGTCGCGCCGCAAGAAGTAAGGGATAGCAAATGACTCGCTCTCTCAAAAAGGGTCCGTTTGTTGACCATCACCTCGTTGCCAAGGCCGACAAGGCCGTGACGACGAAGGACAAGAAGCCGATCAAGACCTGGTCGCGCCGCTCGATGGTCCTGCCCGAGTTCATCGGCCTGACCATTGCAGTGCACAACGGCAAGCAGCACGTGCCTGTCTACATCACCGACCAGATGGTCGGCCACAAGCTCGGCGAATTTGCGCTCACGCGCACGTTCAAGGGGCACCCCGCGGACAAGAAAGTCCAGAAGAAGTAAGGAACGACCATGTCTGAAACACGTGCAGTCCTCCGCGGTGTACGCCTCTCGGTCGACAAGGGCCGTCTGGTCGCCGACCTGATCCGCGGCAAGAAGGTCGATCAAGCGCTCAACGTTCTGCAGTTCACGCAGAAGAAGGCCGCTGTGATCATCAAGAAGGTGCTCGAGTCGGCCATCGCCAACGCGGAGCACAACGACGGTGCCGACATCGACGAACTGAAGGTCAAGACCATCTACGTCGAACAGGGCGCCACGCTCAAGCGCTTCACGGCGCGCGCCAAGGGTCGCGGCAATCGCATCAGCAAGCCCACGTGCCATGTGTACGTGACGGTTGGCAACTAAGAGCCTGGAAGAAATATGGGACAGAAAATCCATCCGACCGGCTTCCGTCTGGCGGTTACCCGTAACTGGTCCAGCCGCTGGTACGCCAGTGACCGCGATTTCGCGGGCATGCTGGCCGAAGACATCAAGGTTCGCGAATACCTGAAGAAGAAGCTGAAGAACGCTTCGGTGTCGCGCGTCCTGATCGAGCGTCCCGCCAAGAACGCCCGCATCACGATCTACTCGGCTCGTCCGGGCGTCGTGATCGGCAAGAAGGGCGAAGACATCGAGAACCTCAAGCGCGAACTGGGCCGCCAGCTCGGCGTGCCGGTGGCAGTGAACATCGAGGAAGTGCGCAAGCCCGAAATCGATGCCCAGCTGATCGCCGACAGCATCACGCAGCAGCTCGAAAAGCGGATCATGTTCCGCCGCGCCATGAAGCGCGCCATGCAGAACGCCATGCGTCTGGGTGCCCAGGGCATCAAGATCATGTCGGCTGGCCGCCTGAACGGCATCGAAATCGCTCGTACCGAGTGGTACCGCGAAGGTCGCGTGCCGCTTCACACGCTGCGCGCCGACATCGACTACGGCACCTCGGAAGCCAAGACCACCTACGGCGTCATCGGCGTCAAGGTGTGGGTCTACAAGGGCGACACCCTGGGCCGCAACGACCTGCCCGCCGTCGAGACCCCGCGTCCCGAGGAAGAGCGTCGTCCGCGTGGTCCGCGCCGTGATGGCCGCCCTGGTGGCGACCGTCCAGGCGGTGACCGCCGCGGTGGCCCGCGTGCCGGTGCCCGTGGCCCGATCGGTGGCAACACCGCTCCCGCCGACGGCAGCGACAAGCCCGCAGAAGCAACCGGCGGTGCCGGTGCAGACTCGAAACCCGCCGTTAAGCGCGTCCGCAAAGCCGCGCCCGCTGCAGCAGCGGACGGTGCCAAGACCGAGTAATCGGTCTCAGCCCCGGGTGTGCATTCGCACAGGAAGCCCGGGGCAGTCCTCACGGAGTAACAAGACATGCTGCAACCTGCACGCAGAAAGTTCCGCAAGGAACAAAAGGGCCGCAACACCGGCGTCGCCACCCGGGGCAACTCGGTGGCCTTCGGTGACTTCGGTCTGAAATGCACCGACCGCGGCCGCCTCACGGCGCGCCAGATCGAAGCCGCTCGCCGCGCGATTTCGCGTCACGTGAAGCGCGGTGGCCGTATCTGGATCCGCGTGTTCCCCGACAAGCCGATCTCGACCAAGCCCGCAGAAGTGCGGATGGGTAACGGCAAGGGCAACCCCGAGTACTACGTCGCCGAGATCCAGCCCGGCAAGATCGTGTTCGAGATCGTCGGCGTGCCCGAAGAACTCGCCCGCGAAGCCTTCCGCCTGGCCGCTGCCAAGCTGCCGCTGCGCACGACGTTCGTCTCGCGCCAGCTCGGCGCCTGAGAGGAGAACATCCATGGCAACACGTAAGAAGAAAGAAGCCGCGGCTCCGGCCAAGGTGAGCAAGGCAGCAGCACTGCGCGAGAAGGACGTCGCCGGTCTGCAAGCCGAAATCAAGGATCTGCAGAAGGCCCATTTCGGCCTGCGCATGCAGAAAGCCACGCAACAGCTGTCGAACACCTCGACGCTGCGCGTGACGCGTCGCGACATCGCGCGCGCCAAGACCGTTCTTGCTCAGAAGCAGCAAGAAACCCAAGCCGCCAAGTAAGGAGTGAACATGACGGAAGCTAAAAAATCCCTCAAGCGCACCTTGATCGGCAAGGTGGTCAGCGACAAGCGTGCCAAGACCGTGACCGTGCTGGTCGAGCGCCGTGTGAAGCACGAGCTCTACGGCAAGATCGTGGCGAAGACGAGCAAGTACCACGCCCATGACGAAAACGGCGAGTACAAGCTGGGCGACACCATCGAGATCACGGAAAGCCGTCCGATCTCGAAGACCAAGAACTGGGTCGTGACCCGTCTGGTCGAGAAGGCCGTCCTGGTCTGATCCCCCTCGGGTCCGCCGGCTCCGCAAGGCAGTCGGCAGTCCATCGCGAAACGGCCCACAATGTGGGCCGTTTTTCTTTTTCCAGGAGCACTTTCAAATGATCAAAGTCGGCGACACCCTTCCCTCGGCCACCCTGCAGGAGTACTCGGAAGTCGAGGGCGAAGGCTGCAGCATCGGCCCGAACCCCGTCGACGTGAGCAAGGCAACGGCTGGCAAGACCATCGCGCTGTTCGCGCTGCCGGGCGCCTTCACGCCCACCTGCTCGGCCAAGCACGTGCCCGGCTACGTGCAGCACTTCGACGACTTCAAGGCCGCGGGCGTGGACGAGATCTGGTGCGTGAGCGTGAACGACGCCTTCGTGATGGGCGCCTGGGCGCGCGACCAGAAGACCGGCGCCAAGGTGCGCATGCTGGCCGACGGCAGCGCCGATTTCGCCAAGGCCACGGGCCTCACGCTGGACCTCACGGGCCGCGGCATGGGCTTGCGCAGCAACCGCTACTCGATGCTCGTGAAGGACGGCAAGGTCGCGACGCTCAACGTGGAGGCACCGGGCAAGTTCGAAGTCAGCAACGCCGAGACGCTGCTGGCGCAAGCCAAGGGCTGAGCGGCAGGTCCGACGAGAACGGCCCGCCCCGCGGACCGTTCCTCGCCTACAGGTCCACCTTCAGGTAGTGCGCCCCCGCAATGGGGTTGTGATAGAAGGGCGGCACCTCGGCGAAGCCCAGGTCCTCATAGAGGGCGCGCGCCGACTCCATCTCGTCGAGCGTGTCGAGCAGCACGCAGCCGTAGCCCGCGCCACGCGCCGCGTCGAGGATCGCCTCGGCGAGCTGGCGGCCCAATCCGAGGCCGCGAAAGCCCGGGCGCACGTACAGGCGCTTCATCTCCGCCGCATTCACATAGTCCGCGCTGTCGAGCGGCCGCAGCGCGCAGCAGCCCGCCACGTGCGCGATCCGGCCATCGGCGCGCAGCAGCGTCGGCGTGGCGCGACCCACCTCGTCCTTGACGTGCGCCGGATCGACCAGCGCCAGCAGCAGCGTGCCGCGCGGCTCGGCGTACTCGCCCGGCAGCGCGGCCAGTTCCTGCTCGAAATTCTGGAATTCGAGATCGATGCCCAGCGAGGCGGCGTAGTCGCGGAAGATGACGCGCGCGGCCTCGAGTTCATGGACCTCGTCGGGCGTGAGCAGCACGACGGCCGGCGTGTCCGACAGCGGCAGGGGGCGTGAGACGGATGAGCTCATGCGCGCAACGACGAAACCCAGTACGCGACGCCCGCGCACAGCAGCGCGAGCACCAGCGCGAAGCCGCGCGATGCCGCGTCGTCGCGGCTGCCGGCGGCGGCGATGTCCTTGTCGCCCGACAGCATCGGCGCGACCATCCGGTGGCGCTTCACCAGCACGTAGAACAGCACCGCGAGCACGTGCAGGCTCGCGAGCGCGATCACGATCCACTTGCCCTGCGTGCTGTGCCAGCCCGTGGCCAGGCTCACGAGATCGCCCGAGACGAAGCGCGTGAGCGGCCCGGCGGCCGAGATCTCGTCGTCGGCCACGAGGCCGGTGGCCACCTGCAGCGCGAGGATGGCCAGCAGCGCGAACACCGACAGCGCGCCCAGCGGCGTGTGGCCGATCAGGTCATCGGGATGGGCGCGGCCGCGCAGGTAGGCGAGGAGCGAGCCCGGCGCATAGACGAAGGCCGCGAAGCGCGACCAGCGCCCGCCGACGAAGCCCCAGACCAGCCGGAACAGCAGCAGCGCGAGCACCGTGTAGCCGAGGCGGAAATGCCATTCCATGATGCCGCCGAGGCCGGTGGCGATCAGCCCGATCACGGCGGCGGCCAGGGCCCAGTGGAACAGCCGGGTCGGCAGGTCCCAGACGCGTGTTCGGGTGGCCTGGCGGGACGCCGCGGCCGCGGGGGAGTCGGTCATCGAAGGAGGGGGGAGCGCATGGCTGCGGAAGGCGCAGATTAGCAAAGTCCGGGCCGCTCGCTCCATCGGGTTGTTGCTATGCGCGCCGGCCGGCCTGCCCCTACACTGCCGCGCAGGTGCCGCGCTCGACGGCATCACCCACGATTCCCACACGTCAGAAGGACCACGATGATCCGACTCGCCACCTTCGCGCTGGCTGCAGCCTGCGCCGCCACCACCCTGCCGGCCGCGGCCCAGTTCGCGAAGCCTGAAGACGCCATCAAGTACCGCCAGAGCGCGCTGTTCGTCATGTCGCAGCACTTCGGCCGCCTGGGCGCCATGGCCAACGGCCGCGCGCCCTACGACGCCGCCGCCGCCGCGGCCAATGCCGAGGTGGTGGCCGACATGGCGAAGCTGCCCTGGGCCGGCTTCGGCGCCGGCACCGAGGGCGGCAAGGCCAAGCCCGAGGTCTGGAAGGAAGCGCCCAAGTTCAAGGAGCACCAGGACAAGCTGATCGCCGAGACCGGCAAGCTGCTGGTGGCCGCCAAGGCCGGCAACATCGATGCGCTCAAGACCCAGTTCGGCCCCACCGCCGCGAGCTGCAAGGCCTGCCACGACACCTTCCGCGATCGCTGATCCGCCACTCGCTTGCCCCAACGAAAAAGGCGCTGTCCGGTCACGGGCAGCGCCTTTTTGATGGCTGGGGAAGGGCTCAGGCCTCGGCCAGCAGCTTCTCGATCAGCTTGTGCAGCTCGGCGAAATCGGGCTCGCCCACATAGCGCTTGACGATCTGGCCCTGCTTGTTCACGAGGTAGGTGGTCGGCGTGAGCTTCACGTCGCCCCAGGCCTGCGCCACGCTGCCGGTGTTGTCGATCGCCACCTTGAACGGCAGCTTGCGGGTTTCGGCGAAATTGACGACGTAGCTCGGCGGGTCGTAGCTCATGGCCACCGCCAGCGTGTCGTAGCCTTGCGACTTGTACTTGTCGTAGGTGGCGATCACCTTGGGCATCTCGCCGACGCAGGTCACGCAGCTCGTGGCCCAGAAGTTGACCAGCGTGACCTTGCCCTTGAGGTCCTCGGTGCTCTTCTTCGTGCCGTCGAGCAGCACGAAGGTCGAGGCGGGCGCCGCGGTGGCCCCCGAGCCGAGGTACACACCCACGCCAGTGGCCAGGGCGACGGCAACGGCGGCTGCGATAACGTACTTTTTCATGGCTGCTGACTGAGTGGGGCGGCGCGATTCTAGTTCCGCAGGTTCGAACCTGCTGGCGCGCGCAACAGTGCCCGTGGAACGGTGGATCGATAATCCGATCCCCATGCCGCAGCCCACCTCCCGTCCTCGCCGCCGCGCGCGCGCCTCCTGCGCCGCCGCCGCGGTCCTCGTGCTCGCGGCCTGCAGCCCGACCTTCAACTGGCGCGAGGTCCCGGTGGCCGAGGCCGGCCTGGTCGCGCTGCTGCCCTGCAAGGCCGACCGCGCCACGCGCGCGCAGCCGCTGGGCGCCGAATCGGTCCAGGTCGACATGGCCGGCTGCGAGGCCGGCGGCGCCACCTTCGCGATCGCGCATGCCACCGCCGCCAACGCCGCCCAGGCCGAGAGCTGGCTGCGCGCCTGGCAGCTCGCCACGCGCGAGCAGCTGCAGGGCGCGGCCACCACCGAGGCGCCGGCCACGGTGCCGCGCGCCGCCGCCACGCCCGCGCCGCTGCGGCTCGATGCGCCGGCCACGCCCACGGGCCAGCCACTGCAGGTACTGTGGTTCGCCCAGACCGAGACCCGCTCGACACCGCCCGGCGCCGTGTCGCTCTACCAGGCGATGGTGCTCGGCCGGCCGTCGTCGGGCGAGGCCGCCAAGACCTTCTTCGAAGGCCTGCGGCTGCCATGAGCCGCCCCCGCGATCTCGGCGCGGCGCTCCGGGCGGCCGCGCGATGAGCGACGGCACCCTCGGCGGTCGGCGCCGCGTCGCCGGCGTCTTCCTGGCCTTCGCCTTCGCGTACTTCCTCTCGACGCTGGTGCGCGCGATCACCGCCACCCTGTCGCCCACGCTCACCGACGAGTTCGACCTCGAATCGCGCGACCTCGGCCTGCTCGCGGGCGGCTACTTCCTCGGCTTCGCGTTCACGCAACTGCCCATGGGCGCCTGGCTGGACCGCCACGGTCCCAAGCGCGTGGTGGTGGCTTTCCTCGGCGTGGCGGTGGCCGGCTGCCTGCTGTTCTCGGTCGCCACGCATTTCTCGCTGCTGCTGGCCGCGCGCGTGCTCACCGGCGTGGGCGTCAGCGCCTGCCTGATGGCGCCGCTCACCGGCTACAGGCGCTGGCTCTCGCCCGCGATGCAGCTGCGCAGCAACTCGTGGATGCTGATGGTCGAGTCCTTCGGGCTGGTCGGCGCGACGCTGCCGGTGCAATGGCTGGTGCCGCTGGTCGGCTGGCGCGCGCTGTTCTGGTTGCTGGGCGCGGGCGTGATCGTCTCGATGCTGCTGATCGCCTGGGTCGCGCCGTCGTGGCGCCAGGCACCCGCCGCGACGGTGGCGGCTGTCGACGACGGCGGCAGCTACGCCGCCGTCTGGCGCGATCCCTTCTTCCGCAAGCTCGCGCCGATCGGCTTCTTCCACTACGGCGGCTTCATCGCGATGCAGTCGTTGTGGGCCGTGCCCTGGCTCACGCGGGTGTCGGGCTACACGCCGCTGCGCGCGGCCGAGGCGCTGTTCGCCATCAGCCTGGTGCTGCTCGCCACCTACTGGCTCTGGGGCGTGGCCAATCCCAGGCTCGCGCAGCGCGGCATTCCGGCGGAACGGCTCATGGCCTGGGGCCTGCCGCTCTCGCTGCTGCTCATGGCTATTGTTTTGATAGCGGGTCCACGCGCGGGCACGGGCACCTGGGCGGTGTTTCTCTGTTTCTCCACGGTGGTCACGCTGGCCCAGCCGGCCGTCGCGATGGCGCTGCCGCCGGCGCTCGCGGGCCGCGCGCTGTCGGCCTACAACCTCGTGATCTTCGTCGGCGTGTTCGTGGTGCAGTGGGGCGTGGGCCTGCTGATCGACCTGTTCGTGCGCGCCGGCCTCGACACCGTGGACGCTTTCCGTGGCGCAATGGCCATCCTCCTGGGGTGCTGCGTTATGTCGTATATCTACTTCCTCCGGGCGCCCCCGCATAATCGACGCGCCGTCCCCCGAGCCGCATGAACAGCATCCTCATCATTGCCCATTCGCCGTTCGCACAAGCGTTGCGGAAGTGCGCGCTGCATGTGTTCCCCGACAGCGAGAACGCCATCGTCGCGCTCGACGTGCTGCCCAACGTGCCGCCCGAGGAAACCCTGGCGGCCGCGCGCATCACGCTCGCGCAGCAGCTCAACGGGCCGCGCGTGCAGGTGCTGGTGCTGGCCGACGTGTTCGGCGCCACGCCCTGCAACGTGGCGCAGAAGCTGGTGGACGGCGTGCGCTCGCGGCTCGTGGCGGGCGTCAATCTTCCGATGCTGCTGCGTGCCGTGACCTACCGGCACGAGCCGCTCGACGTGCTCGTGCAGCGCGCCATCGCCGGCGGCACCGCGGGCGTGATGCAAGTGGCGGTGGCGGCACCGCAGAACCAGGCCAAGAGAAAGCACAGTGATCAAGAAATCCGTGACCATCAGCAATAAGCTGGGACTGCATGCACGCGCATCGGCCAAGCTGACCAAGCTCGCAGGCAGCTTTCCCTGCGAGGTGTGGCTCTCGCGCGGCGACCGCCGCATCAACGCCAAGAGCATCATGGGCGTGATGATGCTGGCCGCCGGGCTCGGCTCGACCGTCGAGCTCGAGACCAACGGCCCGCAGGAAGAAGAAGCGATGAACGCCATCGTCCAGCTCATGGACGACAAGTTCGGCGAAGGCGAATAAGGACCACTCCGCATGACCTTCGCAGTCCACGGCCTTCCCGTCGCCCGTGGCATCGCCATCGGCCGCGCGGTGCTGGTGGTGTCGAGCCGCATCGACGTGGCCCACTACTTCATCAAGCCCGAGGAGATCGAGACCGAGATCGATCGCGTGCGCACCGCGCGCAACGCCGTGGCCGAGGAGCTGGCCAAGCTGCAGACCAACGTCGCGCAGATGGGTCCGAACGACGCGCCGCACGAACTCGCGGCGCTGCTCGAGGTGCACCAGATGCTGCTGCAGGACGAGGCCCTGAGCGGCGGCGTCAAGCACTGGATCAGCGAGCGGCTCTACAACGCCGAATGGGCGCTGACCACGCAGCTCGAGGTCATCGCGCGCCAGTTCGACGAGATGGAGGACGAGTACCTGCGCGAGCGCAAGGCCGACCTCGAGCAGGTGGTGGAGCGGCTGCTGCACCGCATGAAGGGCACGGCCGCGGTGCTGGCGCCGAGCCCGCCGCGGCGCAAGCGCGCCTCGTCCGACGAGGACGACGACCTCACCGCGGGCGACGGCATCGACGTGCCGCTGGTGCTGATCGCGCACGATCTCTCGCCGGCCGACATGCTGCAGTTCAAGAAGAGCGTGTTCGCCGGCTTCGTCACCGACGTCGGCGGGCGCACCTCGCACACCGCGATCGTGGCGCGCAGCATGGACGTGCCGGCCGTGGTCGGCGCGCGCACCGCGAGCCAGCTGGTGCGGCAGGACGACTGGGTCATCATCGACGGCGATGCCGGCGTGATGATCATCGATCCCTCGCCGATCATCCTGGCCGAGTACGGCTTCAAGCAGCGCCAGGGCGATCTCGAGCGCGGGCGCCTCGCGCGGCTGCGCCACAAGCCGGCCGTCACGCTCGACGGCCAGCGCGTCGAGCTGCTCGCCAACATCGAGATGCCCGAGGACACGGTGGGCGCGATGAAGGCCGGCGCGGTCGGCGTGGGCCTGTTCCGCAGCGAGTTCCTGTTCATGGGCCGCGAGTCGTCGGCGCGCCAGACCCGGCTGCCCGACGAAGAGGAGCAGTACCAGGCCTACAAGCGCGCGGTCGAGGGCATGCAGGGCATGCCGGTCACCATCCGCACCATCGACGTGGGCGCCGACAAGCCGCTGGACAACAAGTCCGCCAACAAGCAGGAGCACCTGAATCCCGCGCTCGGCCTGCGCGCGATCCGCTGGAGCCTGGCCGATCCCGCGATGTTCCTCACGCAACTGCGCGCCATCCTGCGCGCGGCCGCGCACGGCGAGATCCACCTGCTGATTCCGATGCTCGCGCATGCGAGCGAGATCCGCCAGACGCTGGCGCTGCTCGCGCTCGCGCGCACCGAGCTCGACAACCGCGGCGCGGTGCACGGCCAGGTGAAGCTC is from Variovorax paradoxus and encodes:
- the rplC gene encoding 50S ribosomal protein L3 — encoded protein: MSLSNSLGLLGRKVGMMRLFTDDGDAVPVTVVDVSNNRVTQIKSQETDGYVALQVTFGSRKASRVTKPEAGHLAKAGVEAGEIIQEFRVTADTAGQHQAGGVIAAGSVFSVGQKVDVQGTSIGKGYAGTIKRHNMSSQRASHGNSRSHNVPGSIGMAQDPGRVFPGKRMTGHLGDVTRTTQNLSVFRIDEARQLLLIKGAIPGSKGGFVTVRPAVKAKPQAAEGAK
- the rplD gene encoding 50S ribosomal protein L4 translates to MELELLNEQGQAASKYDAPETVFGRDYNEDLVHQIVVAFQANARQGTRAQKDREQVKHSTKKPFKQKGTGRARAGMTSSPLWRGGGRIFPNMPDENFSQKINKKMYRAGMASIFSQLAREGRLAVVDSLTVDSPKTKPLAARFKAMNLESVLVIAEEVDENLYLASRNLVNILVVEPRYADPVSLVHYKKVLVTKGAVDKLKEMFA
- the rplW gene encoding 50S ribosomal protein L23, producing MSRVNPTPAQRQFDEGRLMNVLVAPIVSEKATMVGEKSNAVTFKVLQDATKPEIKAAVELMFKVEVKGVSVANIKGKTKRFGKSVGRRDHVRKAYVTLKAGQELNLVGEGA
- the rplB gene encoding 50S ribosomal protein L2 codes for the protein MAVIKMKPTSPGQRGAVKISRDHLFKGAPHAPLLEPQFQKAGRNNNGHITIRHRGGGAKHHYRVVDFVRNKDGIPAKVERIEYDPNRTAHIALICYADGERRYIIAPRGLEAGATLLSGSEAPIRAGNTLPIRNIPVGSTIHCIELQPGKGAQIARSAGTSATLLAREGVYAQVRMRSGEVRRIHIECRATIGEVANEEHSLRQLGKAGVKRHMGIRPTVRGVVMNPVDHPHGGGEGKTGEGRHPVDPWGNLTKGYRTRNNKRTQVFIVSRRKK
- the rpsS gene encoding 30S ribosomal protein S19 is translated as MTRSLKKGPFVDHHLVAKADKAVTTKDKKPIKTWSRRSMVLPEFIGLTIAVHNGKQHVPVYITDQMVGHKLGEFALTRTFKGHPADKKVQKK
- the rplV gene encoding 50S ribosomal protein L22 produces the protein MSETRAVLRGVRLSVDKGRLVADLIRGKKVDQALNVLQFTQKKAAVIIKKVLESAIANAEHNDGADIDELKVKTIYVEQGATLKRFTARAKGRGNRISKPTCHVYVTVGN
- the rpsC gene encoding 30S ribosomal protein S3 produces the protein MGQKIHPTGFRLAVTRNWSSRWYASDRDFAGMLAEDIKVREYLKKKLKNASVSRVLIERPAKNARITIYSARPGVVIGKKGEDIENLKRELGRQLGVPVAVNIEEVRKPEIDAQLIADSITQQLEKRIMFRRAMKRAMQNAMRLGAQGIKIMSAGRLNGIEIARTEWYREGRVPLHTLRADIDYGTSEAKTTYGVIGVKVWVYKGDTLGRNDLPAVETPRPEEERRPRGPRRDGRPGGDRPGGDRRGGPRAGARGPIGGNTAPADGSDKPAEATGGAGADSKPAVKRVRKAAPAAAADGAKTE
- the rplP gene encoding 50S ribosomal protein L16, which gives rise to MLQPARRKFRKEQKGRNTGVATRGNSVAFGDFGLKCTDRGRLTARQIEAARRAISRHVKRGGRIWIRVFPDKPISTKPAEVRMGNGKGNPEYYVAEIQPGKIVFEIVGVPEELAREAFRLAAAKLPLRTTFVSRQLGA
- the rpmC gene encoding 50S ribosomal protein L29; the encoded protein is MSKAAALREKDVAGLQAEIKDLQKAHFGLRMQKATQQLSNTSTLRVTRRDIARAKTVLAQKQQETQAAK
- the rpsQ gene encoding 30S ribosomal protein S17, with product MTEAKKSLKRTLIGKVVSDKRAKTVTVLVERRVKHELYGKIVAKTSKYHAHDENGEYKLGDTIEITESRPISKTKNWVVTRLVEKAVLV
- a CDS encoding peroxiredoxin; this translates as MIKVGDTLPSATLQEYSEVEGEGCSIGPNPVDVSKATAGKTIALFALPGAFTPTCSAKHVPGYVQHFDDFKAAGVDEIWCVSVNDAFVMGAWARDQKTGAKVRMLADGSADFAKATGLTLDLTGRGMGLRSNRYSMLVKDGKVATLNVEAPGKFEVSNAETLLAQAKG
- a CDS encoding GNAT family N-acetyltransferase; the protein is MSSSVSRPLPLSDTPAVVLLTPDEVHELEAARVIFRDYAASLGIDLEFQNFEQELAALPGEYAEPRGTLLLALVDPAHVKDEVGRATPTLLRADGRIAHVAGCCALRPLDSADYVNAAEMKRLYVRPGFRGLGLGRQLAEAILDAARGAGYGCVLLDTLDEMESARALYEDLGFAEVPPFYHNPIAGAHYLKVDL
- a CDS encoding cytochrome b/b6 domain-containing protein, which codes for MTDSPAAAASRQATRTRVWDLPTRLFHWALAAAVIGLIATGLGGIMEWHFRLGYTVLALLLFRLVWGFVGGRWSRFAAFVYAPGSLLAYLRGRAHPDDLIGHTPLGALSVFALLAILALQVATGLVADDEISAAGPLTRFVSGDLVSLATGWHSTQGKWIVIALASLHVLAVLFYVLVKRHRMVAPMLSGDKDIAAAGSRDDAASRGFALVLALLCAGVAYWVSSLRA
- a CDS encoding cytochrome c, translated to MIRLATFALAAACAATTLPAAAQFAKPEDAIKYRQSALFVMSQHFGRLGAMANGRAPYDAAAAAANAEVVADMAKLPWAGFGAGTEGGKAKPEVWKEAPKFKEHQDKLIAETGKLLVAAKAGNIDALKTQFGPTAASCKACHDTFRDR
- a CDS encoding TlpA family protein disulfide reductase; the encoded protein is MKKYVIAAAVAVALATGVGVYLGSGATAAPASTFVLLDGTKKSTEDLKGKVTLVNFWATSCVTCVGEMPKVIATYDKYKSQGYDTLAVAMSYDPPSYVVNFAETRKLPFKVAIDNTGSVAQAWGDVKLTPTTYLVNKQGQIVKRYVGEPDFAELHKLIEKLLAEA
- a CDS encoding MFS transporter; amino-acid sequence: MSDGTLGGRRRVAGVFLAFAFAYFLSTLVRAITATLSPTLTDEFDLESRDLGLLAGGYFLGFAFTQLPMGAWLDRHGPKRVVVAFLGVAVAGCLLFSVATHFSLLLAARVLTGVGVSACLMAPLTGYRRWLSPAMQLRSNSWMLMVESFGLVGATLPVQWLVPLVGWRALFWLLGAGVIVSMLLIAWVAPSWRQAPAATVAAVDDGGSYAAVWRDPFFRKLAPIGFFHYGGFIAMQSLWAVPWLTRVSGYTPLRAAEALFAISLVLLATYWLWGVANPRLAQRGIPAERLMAWGLPLSLLLMAIVLIAGPRAGTGTWAVFLCFSTVVTLAQPAVAMALPPALAGRALSAYNLVIFVGVFVVQWGVGLLIDLFVRAGLDTVDAFRGAMAILLGCCVMSYIYFLRAPPHNRRAVPRAA